A part of Quatrionicoccus australiensis genomic DNA contains:
- a CDS encoding acetyl-CoA carboxylase biotin carboxylase subunit: MFTKILIANRGEIACRVIKTARKMGIKTVAVYSEADKDALFVDMADEAVCIGPAASKESYLVADKIIAACKQTGAQAVHPGYGFLSENAAFSRRLEEEGIKFIGPKHYSIAKMGDKIESKKLAIEAKVNTIPGYNEAIAGPDEAVKIAQGIGYPVMIKASAGGGGKGLRVAYNDAEAHEGFSSCVNEARNSFGDDRVFIEKYVLEPRHIEIQVLGDSHGNYVYLNERDCSIQRRHQKVIEEAPSPFVDPEMRKAMGEQAVALARAVNYESAGTVEFVVSGATKEFYFLEMNTRLQVEHPVTELITGLDLVEQMIRVAYGEKLPLAQADVKINGWSMECRINAEDPFRGFLPSTGRLVKFLPPKETTDANGTTRVDTGVYDGGEISMFYDSMIAKLIVHAATREQAIARMRDALNGFVIRGISSNIPFQAALMQHPVFHSGIFDTGFIPKHYPTGFDASMVPHDDPALLVSIAAYVYRAFTDRSASITGQLQGHERIVSDNWCVVRLNPNGNESHHVVARPVAGGYHVEYQGKQYEILSDWKLGESLFNGTCNGEAFTLQVERHKTKYSLFHWGTRADFMVMSARAAELLALMPEKPAPDLSKFLLSPMPGLLREVSVAVGQEVKAGEKLAVIEAMKMENILKADQDCKVKKISAAAGESLSVDQVIIEFE; the protein is encoded by the coding sequence ATGTTTACAAAGATTCTCATAGCAAACCGCGGCGAAATCGCCTGCCGTGTCATCAAGACCGCCCGCAAGATGGGCATCAAGACCGTCGCCGTCTATTCCGAAGCCGACAAGGATGCCTTGTTCGTCGATATGGCCGATGAAGCCGTCTGCATCGGCCCGGCTGCCTCGAAAGAGTCCTATCTCGTTGCCGACAAGATCATCGCCGCCTGCAAGCAGACCGGCGCTCAGGCCGTCCATCCGGGCTACGGCTTCCTGTCCGAGAACGCCGCATTTTCCCGCCGTCTGGAAGAAGAAGGCATCAAGTTCATCGGTCCGAAGCACTACTCCATCGCCAAGATGGGCGACAAGATCGAGTCCAAGAAGCTGGCCATCGAAGCCAAGGTCAACACCATTCCGGGCTACAACGAAGCTATCGCGGGTCCTGACGAAGCCGTCAAGATCGCCCAGGGCATCGGCTATCCGGTGATGATCAAGGCTTCCGCCGGTGGCGGCGGCAAGGGTCTGCGCGTTGCCTACAACGATGCCGAAGCGCATGAAGGCTTCTCGTCCTGCGTCAATGAAGCCCGCAACTCCTTCGGTGATGACCGCGTCTTCATCGAAAAGTACGTGCTCGAGCCGCGTCACATCGAAATCCAGGTGCTCGGCGACTCGCACGGCAACTACGTGTATCTGAACGAGCGTGACTGCTCGATCCAGCGTCGTCACCAGAAGGTCATTGAAGAGGCACCGAGCCCCTTCGTCGATCCGGAAATGCGCAAGGCGATGGGCGAACAGGCCGTGGCCCTGGCCCGTGCCGTGAATTACGAGTCGGCCGGTACGGTCGAGTTCGTGGTCTCCGGTGCGACCAAGGAGTTCTACTTCCTGGAAATGAACACCCGCCTGCAGGTGGAACACCCGGTCACCGAGCTGATCACCGGCCTCGACCTGGTCGAGCAGATGATCCGCGTCGCCTACGGCGAAAAGCTGCCGCTGGCCCAGGCTGACGTCAAGATCAATGGCTGGTCCATGGAGTGCCGGATCAACGCCGAAGACCCGTTCCGCGGCTTCCTGCCGTCTACCGGTCGTCTGGTCAAGTTCCTGCCGCCCAAGGAAACCACCGACGCCAATGGTACGACCCGTGTCGATACCGGCGTATACGACGGTGGCGAAATCTCGATGTTCTACGACTCGATGATTGCCAAGCTGATCGTGCATGCTGCCACCCGTGAGCAGGCCATCGCCCGCATGCGTGATGCCCTGAACGGTTTCGTCATCCGCGGCATTTCCTCGAACATTCCGTTCCAGGCCGCGCTGATGCAGCATCCGGTTTTCCATTCCGGCATCTTCGATACCGGTTTTATCCCCAAGCACTACCCGACCGGCTTCGATGCCTCGATGGTGCCGCACGATGATCCGGCCCTGCTGGTTTCGATTGCTGCCTACGTTTACCGCGCCTTTACGGATCGTTCGGCCTCGATCACCGGCCAGTTGCAGGGTCACGAGCGTATCGTCAGCGACAACTGGTGTGTCGTTCGCCTGAATCCGAATGGCAACGAGAGTCATCATGTTGTGGCGCGTCCGGTCGCCGGCGGTTATCACGTCGAATACCAGGGCAAGCAATACGAGATCCTGTCCGACTGGAAGCTGGGTGAATCGCTCTTCAACGGCACCTGCAACGGCGAAGCATTCACGCTGCAGGTCGAACGTCACAAGACCAAGTACTCCCTGTTCCATTGGGGTACCCGTGCCGACTTCATGGTGATGAGTGCCCGTGCTGCCGAATTGCTGGCCCTGATGCCCGAAAAGCCGGCACCCGACCTTTCGAAGTTCCTGCTCTCCCCGATGCCGGGTCTGCTGCGCGAAGTCTCCGTAGCCGTCGGTCAGGAAGTGAAGGCCGGCGAGAAGCTGGCGGTCATCGAAGCCATGAAGATGGAAAACATCCTCAAGGCCGACCAGGACTGCAAGGTCAAGAAGATCTCCGCTGCGGCCGGCGAAAGCCTGTCGGTGGATCAGGTCATCATCGAGTTCGAATAA
- a CDS encoding acyl-CoA carboxylase subunit beta encodes MHDIIRQLEKKRELARLGGGQKRIDSQHKKGKLTARERIELLLDPDSFEEWDMFKEHRCTDFGMDQAEKTPGDGVVIGYGTINGRLVFVFSQDFTVFGGSLSETHAEKICKVMDQAMKVGAPVIGLNDSGGARIQEGVASLGGYADVFQRNVMASGVVPQISMIMGPCAGGAVYSPSMTDFIFMVKDSSYMFVTGPEVVKTVTHEDVTAEELGGAVTHTSKSGVADLAFENDVEALSMLRRFMNFLPANNKEKPPVTWTNDPAGRMDYSLDTLVPDNNNKPYDMKELLIKVVDDNDFFEIQPDYAKNIIIGFGRVDGHPVGIVANQPLVLAGCLDIKSSIKAARFVRFCDAFNIPVVTFVDVPGFMPGTQQEYGGIIKHGAKLLYAYAECTVPKVTVITRKAYGGAYDVMSSKHLRGDVNLAWPSAEIAVMGPKGAVEIIFREEKNDPAKLAEREAEYKDKFANPFVAGARGFIDDVIMPHATRKRIARSLAMLRDKKLDNPWRKHGNIPL; translated from the coding sequence ATGCACGACATCATCCGCCAGCTGGAAAAAAAGCGTGAACTGGCCCGCCTCGGCGGTGGCCAGAAGCGTATCGACAGCCAGCACAAGAAGGGCAAGCTGACCGCCCGTGAACGTATCGAGCTGTTGCTCGACCCGGATTCTTTCGAAGAATGGGACATGTTCAAGGAGCACCGCTGTACCGATTTCGGTATGGATCAGGCGGAAAAAACTCCGGGTGACGGCGTGGTTATCGGCTATGGCACGATCAACGGCCGTCTGGTCTTCGTCTTCTCGCAGGATTTCACCGTGTTCGGCGGCTCGCTGTCGGAAACCCATGCCGAGAAGATCTGCAAGGTCATGGACCAGGCGATGAAGGTCGGTGCCCCGGTGATCGGTCTGAACGACTCGGGCGGTGCCCGCATCCAGGAAGGCGTTGCCTCCCTCGGCGGTTACGCCGACGTGTTCCAGCGCAACGTGATGGCCTCCGGCGTCGTGCCGCAGATCTCCATGATCATGGGCCCCTGTGCCGGTGGTGCGGTGTACTCGCCGTCGATGACCGATTTCATCTTCATGGTGAAAGACTCGTCCTACATGTTCGTGACCGGTCCGGAAGTCGTCAAGACGGTGACCCACGAAGACGTCACCGCCGAAGAACTGGGCGGTGCAGTGACGCATACCAGCAAGTCCGGTGTTGCCGACCTCGCTTTCGAGAATGACGTCGAAGCCCTGTCCATGCTGCGCCGCTTCATGAACTTCCTGCCGGCCAACAACAAGGAAAAGCCGCCGGTTACCTGGACCAACGATCCGGCCGGTCGCATGGATTATTCGCTCGACACCCTGGTGCCGGACAATAACAACAAGCCGTACGACATGAAGGAATTGCTGATCAAGGTCGTCGACGACAACGATTTCTTCGAAATCCAGCCGGATTACGCCAAGAACATCATCATCGGCTTCGGTCGCGTTGACGGCCATCCGGTCGGTATCGTCGCCAACCAGCCGCTGGTGCTGGCCGGTTGTCTCGACATCAAGTCCTCGATCAAGGCTGCCCGTTTCGTGCGTTTCTGCGATGCCTTCAACATTCCGGTCGTGACCTTCGTCGATGTGCCGGGCTTCATGCCGGGTACGCAGCAGGAATACGGCGGCATCATCAAGCACGGCGCCAAGCTGCTCTACGCGTACGCCGAATGTACCGTGCCGAAGGTCACCGTGATTACCCGCAAGGCCTACGGCGGCGCTTACGACGTGATGTCGTCCAAGCACCTGCGTGGCGACGTCAATCTCGCCTGGCCGTCGGCTGAAATCGCCGTGATGGGCCCGAAGGGCGCCGTCGAGATCATCTTCCGCGAGGAAAAGAACGATCCGGCCAAGCTCGCCGAGCGCGAAGCCGAGTACAAGGACAAGTTTGCCAATCCGTTCGTGGCTGGCGCACGTGGCTTCATCGACGACGTCATCATGCCGCATGCCACCCGCAAGCGTATTGCCCGCTCGCTGGCCATGCTGCGCGACAAGAAACTCGACAATCCGTGGCGCAAGCACGGCAACATTCCGCTTTGA
- the meaB gene encoding methylmalonyl Co-A mutase-associated GTPase MeaB: protein MHPGEAAVLAHSLSAVDQALVDGVLAGQRRALAKAITLIESTRPDHQQRAQQVLNALLPHTGKAIRIGISGVPGAGKSTFIEALGVWLIEQGKKLAVLAVDPSSSVSGGSILGDKTRMELLSQREEAFIRPSPSSGSLGGVAEKSREAMLLCEASGYDVIIIETVGVGQSETTVAGMVDMFCLLQLPNAGDDLQAIKKGIVEIADMVVINKADIDKQATAVVRAQWRNALHMLRPASPNWAPPVIALSALHKQGIGEFWEQVEKFQAALTPTGEFAAKRQHQALSWMWQMIDSGLRQHFRLHPRVQENLPAFTQSVEQGHTTPAAAAYALLDYLKH from the coding sequence ATGCATCCGGGTGAAGCTGCCGTGCTGGCGCATTCCCTTTCCGCGGTTGATCAGGCGCTGGTAGACGGCGTGCTGGCCGGTCAGCGCCGTGCGCTGGCCAAGGCCATCACGCTGATCGAATCGACGCGTCCGGATCACCAGCAGCGTGCGCAGCAGGTCTTGAATGCGTTGCTGCCGCACACCGGCAAGGCGATCCGGATCGGCATTTCCGGTGTGCCGGGGGCGGGCAAGTCGACCTTCATCGAGGCGCTCGGCGTCTGGCTGATCGAGCAGGGCAAGAAGCTGGCTGTGCTGGCCGTTGACCCCTCGTCATCGGTGTCGGGAGGTTCCATCCTCGGCGACAAGACGCGCATGGAACTGCTCAGCCAGCGTGAAGAAGCCTTCATCCGGCCAAGTCCGTCTTCCGGTTCGCTGGGCGGCGTCGCCGAAAAGTCGCGCGAGGCCATGCTGCTCTGCGAGGCTTCCGGCTACGACGTGATCATCATCGAGACCGTTGGTGTCGGCCAGTCCGAAACGACGGTGGCCGGCATGGTCGACATGTTTTGCCTGTTGCAATTGCCGAATGCCGGCGACGATCTGCAGGCCATCAAAAAAGGTATCGTCGAGATCGCCGACATGGTGGTCATCAACAAGGCCGACATCGACAAGCAGGCTACCGCCGTTGTCCGTGCCCAGTGGCGCAATGCGTTGCACATGCTGCGTCCGGCCTCACCGAACTGGGCGCCGCCGGTCATCGCCCTGTCGGCCTTGCACAAACAGGGCATCGGCGAGTTCTGGGAACAGGTCGAGAAGTTCCAGGCTGCCCTCACGCCGACCGGCGAGTTTGCCGCCAAGCGGCAGCATCAGGCTTTGTCCTGGATGTGGCAGATGATCGATTCCGGTCTGCGCCAGCATTTCCGTCTTCACCCGCGCGTGCAGGAAAACCTGCCCGCCTTCACCCAATCCGTCGAACAGGGTCATACGACACCGGCTGCTGCCGCGTATGCGCTGCTCGACTATCTGAAACACTAA